From Coffea arabica cultivar ET-39 chromosome 10e, Coffea Arabica ET-39 HiFi, whole genome shotgun sequence, one genomic window encodes:
- the LOC140015124 gene encoding uncharacterized protein has product MTSRLASKLFVDEVRKAPSMTVHELMTRVTEKLNVDFSLKQRFRRLYMCLEPIKRGFLAGRRKWIGLDGCFLKGPYGRQLLSGVGMDGDNKMFPLALSVVGGLVQVVRDKLPRDEHSCCIQHLYTNFKQMHRGLALKERLWRCARASYMTQFKTEIEMMKQESKDVYARLDEKDPNTWHVADDSLIFVEENGETMSKHEGLLCPAIFDILEKAKKEQCMCSCYYAGTMKYQICCPFSDQFVVYLGSKTCICRQWQLKGIPCGHAVVAINRRRAKSEKNIYIYIYMAPTYWKSTYMKSYEPVLNPINGPNLRVQVDLLPMRPPKYGKSPERPKKIRKKGPDEDRNKQLYVNPSKPHKVSKICTKMSCSLCKKYGHNRRSYLKKTSKLLQ; this is encoded by the exons ATGACATCTAGGTTGGCTAGCAAACTATTTGTTGATGAGGTCAGGAAAGCACCATCTATGACAGTGCATGAGTTGATGACCAGAGTAACTGAGAAGTTAAATGTCGATTTCAGTCTTAAGCAAAG GTTTAGAAGGCTATAtatgtgcttagaaccaataaAGAGAGGTTTTTTAGCTGGCCGTAGAAAGTGGATTGGGTTAGATGGTTGCTTCCTAAAAGGTCCATATGGTAGGCAGCTTTTATCAGGAGTTGGAATGGATGGTGATAACAAAATGTTTCCATTGGCTTTGTCAGTTGTTGGG GGTCTAGTTCAAGTAGTTAGGGACAAACTTCCACGAGATGAGCATAGCTGTTGTATCCAACACCTTTACACCAACTTCAAGCAAATGCACAGAGGCCTTGCTCTTAAAGAAAGGCTTTGGAGATGTGCAAGGGCTTCATATATGACTCAATTCAAAACAGAAATAGAGATGATGAAGCAAGAATCAAAGGATGTATATGCACGGTTGGATGAAAAGGACCCCAATACTTG GCATGTTGCAGACGATTCACTTATATTTGTTGAAGAGAATGGAGAGACAATGTCCAAGCATGAAG GTCTCTTATGTCCAGCAATTTTTGACATTCTTGAGAAGGCCAAGAAAGAGCAATGCATGTGCAGTTGCTACTATGCTGGCACAATGAAGTATCAAATATGTTGTCCTTTCAGTGACCAGTTTGTTGTTTATTTGGGGAGCAAGACCTGCATTTGTAGACAATGGCAACTGAAGGGAATCCCATGTGGCCATGCAGTTGTTGCTATTAATAGGAGACGTGCCAAatcagaaaaaaatatatatatatatatatatatggcacCCACCTACTGGAAGAGTACATACATGAAGAGTTATGAACCTGTGTTGAATCCAATCAATGGTCCTAATCTGCGGGTCCAAGTAGATTTACTACCAATGAGGCCTCCAAAATATGGAAAATCACCTGAAAGACCAAAAAAGATAAGGAAAAAGGGACCAGATGAAGATAGGAACAAGCAATTATATGTGAATCCATCTAAACCTCACAAAGTCAGCAAGATTTGCACTAAGATGAGTTGTAGTCTGTGCAAGAAATACGGACATAATAGGAGGAGCTACCTTAAAAAAACCAGCAAACTGCTGCAGTAG